The sequence CTTAAGGCCATGGTACCTGCTTCCGAACAGCAGTGGGGAGTGTTGATCAGCTTTTCCCCTGTGGTTTCCTGGAAAAGGCGCTGGGCAGTGCCTTCGAGAGAGTCGTGGCAGGGAGCGTGGTAGAGGCGGAGTTCCGCTGATTCAGGTACAGGAAGTCCTTTTTCCATGACAAAACGGGAGACATCCGTAACGTTGCAGTCGAAAATATGTCCCGTTCCCAGTTCTTCCAGCGCCTCCTTACAGGTACCGCAGGTCACTACACAGGCGTCGAAGCTGAGGTAGCGGAGCATTTCCCTTGTCTGGTTGAACAGGATGGTGTTGCGCAGATGCAGGTGATCCCGTTGCAGGGTTTCCGCATTGACGGTGGCAGGAAAACTGCAGCAGAGATAGGGAGGCGGCAGCACCACCCGGACTCCGGCTTTCAGAAGAATGTAAATTCCCGCACGGCTTATCACACTGTGCAGCCTCTCTGAACCGCAGCCGGGGAAGTAAAATACCGTGGCACTGGCTTCTCCGGGAGGTTCCATGAGCAGTACCTGGTTGGGGCCGCAGGCAGGCAGCCCATCGCGCAGGGTTTCTTTGGGCAGAGAGGGCATGGGTGCATCCAGCAGCTGCATGGGTTTCAGGTTTTTGATCCATGCAGGGCTCAGGGGAGAAATGCGGAAGCTGCCAATGCGGAAAGGACTTTTTTTCCGGATGCGGCCCACGATGGCAGCACCCAGGCGCTGGGCTTCACCCCCATAACGCAGCACACCCTTGCGGAAGATGGTGTTGGGAAGCGGGGCATTGGTTTTGAGATAGGCCAGCACCATACGGGTGGGCAGCACCTTCCGTTTGTATTTCAGGGCCGCCAGAATCTCCCGTTCCAGTATGGACACCTCGCCCGTGTCTATGTCCACAGGGCAGGGGATTTTACATTTGTGGCAGATGGTGCAGTGGTCTGCAATCTCTTCCAGATGGCGAAGAGCGCGGAAACGACCCGTATGGGTACGCTGAGCATCATAGAGGATGGCCTCGATGAGGGCGGCAACAGCCAGGTTTTTATTTCGGGGGTGATAGAAAAGATTCTGCTGGGGATAAAAGGTACAGCAGTCTGCCTTGCATTTACCGCAGCGGACGCATTTGGCTATTTTATCGGAAAGCTCCTTGAGGGACCCGTGCTGCAGAATTTTGGCTTCAATGCCCAGAAGATTGAAGGATGGGGTAAACACCTTTTCCGGAACGGAAGGGTCTTCCAGCTTGCCGGGGTTCATAACATTTTTAGGGTCCACTTTCTGGCGGTACTGGCTCAGGGCAAGAATCTGCTCTTTATCAAAATACTTCATTTTTGTGATGCCGATACCATGTTCCCCGGATACCACACCGCCCAGGGCCACAGCCTTTTCCATCACATCATCGGCTGTTTTATTGGCTCTGGCCATCATTTCCAGATCATTGGAGAAGACGGGAATGTTGACATGGATATTGCCGTCTCCCGCATGCATGTGGGTGGCAAGAATAATCTGTCTGGATCTGACAGCGGTAATGAGTTCGGCAATTTCTGCCGATATTTTTTTATACCCCTGGAACAGTTCAAGGATATCTTCTTGAAATTCCTTGAGCAGACTTTCGGCAGCCAGTTCTTCGTGGGTGGCGGAGCTTATGGCCAGAAGGGCATCTTCGCAGAGTTGAACCGCCGTGGAGGCCTTGCTCTTTACCCAGTCTCTGTCTTCGGCATCCGCAGGCTGGGCGGTATCCAGATACATGCGAACCGCTTCCACGGCAGCCCGCTGATTGTAGCGGTTTTCCTCGCCATTGTAGTCCTCGGCAAAGCGGGCAAAGGCGGCCAGCTTTGGCAGGGGCAGCACAATATCCTCATTGAGCTTGAAGGCATTGGTGCGCGCCGCAATGGCACCAAAGCGTTTGCGGTCCTGCCAGAAGCGTGTGGCTTCCGTTTTATCTTTGGCAAAGAAGATTTCTGTGTTGGGGTAAGGCTCAAGGAGCAGGGCCAGATTCTCTTTTCCCCGTTCCAGCTGTTCCGGTCTGTGGGCCACCATGTCCACCAGCAGTACGGCCTTGGGAATTTCACTGCGGGCCGCCTTGACCTTATACCCTATGGCTTTTATGTATTCATCATCAAAGTGTTCCAGGGCCATGAGGGCTTCTTCGCCCCTGTTTTCAAAGGTTTCGGACAGGGCGACGATTACCCGGCTGGCCTCTTCCATGTCTTT comes from Desulfobotulus pelophilus and encodes:
- a CDS encoding DUF3683 domain-containing protein, whose amino-acid sequence is MNVNYREIPYNYTSADDRQIICQILGNDIWHVLENLRDQRVTGRSAQLLMRFAGDLFILRRNPFVYEDLINSRRRQKEFFTNAGKDLKAVAEAALNSDVQIVLDRCHIRLEELQKEIREIKALRRKVKKRLAPITGEESIYFDPFSLNSHATDATDWRLCLPFAVVRPSEEHQVPRILAAIGEMGMHAIPRGAGTGLTGGSVPVRDRCIMVNTEKLNHIHGIDEQTFTGDDGTETSMPVIRLEAGVVTEAAMKAAEARNLVFATDPTSAWACTIGGNIAENAGGKTAVLWGTAIDNLIAFKIAMPDGRFLEVRRTNHPMRKIQPEDVVAYAVKDLKTRDTEEIRILGSEIRKPGLWKDITNKALAGVPGIQKEGCDGVITSAEFILYEAYEEKATCCLEFFGKDMEEASRVIVALSETFENRGEEALMALEHFDDEYIKAIGYKVKAARSEIPKAVLLVDMVAHRPEQLERGKENLALLLEPYPNTEIFFAKDKTEATRFWQDRKRFGAIAARTNAFKLNEDIVLPLPKLAAFARFAEDYNGEENRYNQRAAVEAVRMYLDTAQPADAEDRDWVKSKASTAVQLCEDALLAISSATHEELAAESLLKEFQEDILELFQGYKKISAEIAELITAVRSRQIILATHMHAGDGNIHVNIPVFSNDLEMMARANKTADDVMEKAVALGGVVSGEHGIGITKMKYFDKEQILALSQYRQKVDPKNVMNPGKLEDPSVPEKVFTPSFNLLGIEAKILQHGSLKELSDKIAKCVRCGKCKADCCTFYPQQNLFYHPRNKNLAVAALIEAILYDAQRTHTGRFRALRHLEEIADHCTICHKCKIPCPVDIDTGEVSILEREILAALKYKRKVLPTRMVLAYLKTNAPLPNTIFRKGVLRYGGEAQRLGAAIVGRIRKKSPFRIGSFRISPLSPAWIKNLKPMQLLDAPMPSLPKETLRDGLPACGPNQVLLMEPPGEASATVFYFPGCGSERLHSVISRAGIYILLKAGVRVVLPPPYLCCSFPATVNAETLQRDHLHLRNTILFNQTREMLRYLSFDACVVTCGTCKEALEELGTGHIFDCNVTDVSRFVMEKGLPVPESAELRLYHAPCHDSLEGTAQRLFQETTGEKLINTPHCCSEAGTMALSRTDITNRMRLRKHATLKRTLQGLDSHEPPVLLTNCPSCIQGLGRNMDLGILPRHITEEIALRTGGPQWEKEFIRLLANTDAINI